atcaattataaatgtataaatttacgaatttcaaacatgtttacaaacaataaatacCTTCTTCTATTTccgtaattttttcttttacaattttttgactTGAGAACGATTGAAATTCTAAATCACTGATATTACTTGATTTATCTGATGCTGTATCTGACAATTCTTCAGCATCTATATCAGATACTTCACTTGAAAGTACAACAGTGTCTTCTGTAATGCGTGTCATACGACGTAGTCCCTGATcgaaattatctataatataacgtaaataattcaatgcattttttattttactttttttaacttgtaCTTACtagcatttttcattaatttaacagGATATTTCTTCCATGTTAATTCTggagttttattttctttactcCATTCTTGTACTTTATCGTACTCTAATTTTGGCGGATATTTGCAAAACCATGTGcgtttaagttttaataaccATTCTTTTGGTACAAGatctatacataattttttatcttgacgCCGAATACTAGTAAAGCAGACGACTACGTGCGTAACATTATCACTTAGTTCagttctatataaattacataaataataaattacgattatttttctttattggtaaaaaaagcttttaagtcaataatattacgtattttattttgaaaattaacaataacataattaccaataaattgaaaaaatacgtgtactcacaaatatgaaaaatcattCATGGTTGATGCGAATTATAGCACTGCACTGCACTAGACTTAATAATACACTGGactaaaatatagttttactttttgtcacgtaaattaaaatatacaagaaaaatatacagttATACGCTTTGACACATAACAGCAATGATGCCAGAACGAGGTTCCGCAGTCAACAAACAAATGCATATACAGAAACTATCGATAGCGAAATcgaaatgtattgaaatatttatttatacggtaataaaaaattaaatgtacatatatattattgttcgtGTTAACTTGTATAATATAACTACGCCAAGTAGATAAACGCATCTACAGTTTTTCTTCTAAAGTATTTATGCAGATTGCTTATTTGAAcatatcttataatatatttcatttattattcacaGCAGCCACGAATAGAATTACTATGATGGAAGCTACCGCGCAAAGTTATGTTTTCTATTTGGCCGGCTTCGAGACTTCCTCAACGACGGCGACATACAGCTTATACGAATTGGCTCAACAGCAACACATACAGGACAAAGTTTACAACGAGATTGATAAAGTACTAAAAAAACATGGAGAACTGACCTATGATGCTGTGAACGAAATGACATACCTTCACAAAGTGGTGAACGGCAAGTAATTTTTCTCCTGCAAAGATAATGAATCAAAGAACTTGAAAAAACATTCaaatactttctttttaaatttatatgtatttcttaaaaaaatattaataaaaatattttacatttttaaaagtgcatttttatattttttacgtattaCAGAAACTTTGAGGAAATATCCGACTGTACCTGTTCTGAATCGTGTCTGCACTAAAGACATAAACATTCCAACGACGAACATCCATGTGTCAAAAGGAACTTTAATCTCCATTCCGGTATTAGGAGTACATCGTGATCCATTAATATATCCAGATCCGGATAAATTTGATCCCGAGCGATTCAACGCGGATGAGATAGCGGCTAGACATCCTTATGCTTATTTGCCTTTTGGAGAAGGACCACGAAATTGCATCggtaagaataaattaatctatttatatatttaataacaggGGATCATACAACTAAATCAATTCGAACAACGCTGCATCTGCCCTTTCGCCGTTACAAGTAtttttgtcttcttttttgACTATCATACCtagataattaaatgttaacaaCGTTGGCCAATTTGCCAACATCGCTAACATTTTGTTTGCTACGTAGTTacacttctttttttcattaacatGGCCATTTGAAATCTTGTAATTATGATCTGTGATTTGTAATTAGGAACCTTGAAATTTACAGCCACCTAAAGATTTCTTAGACTACTAATACTGCAATACTAATTTTgcataagttaaaaaaatatttcctcttCGTAATCAAAGAAATTGTAACAACTTTGTTGCTAGTTAATAaagctaataattatagattgaaCTGGAAATTATTCCGTTATTGCATCTACATCTAATTTTCAGGTGCAAGAGTTGGTTACTTGCAAGTCAAAATTGCACTTGTGAGTCTCTTGTCAAAATTTAAGTTTAAGCTTCATCCTCGAACTCCAGTTCCACTCTCTTTCGATGAACGACCTCTTGCATTTGTACCCAAAGGCGGTGTGTATTTTATCATCGAGcagcgataaaaaattttttttaaatattgctgcGTACATTACATATACAGTGTATCtcataaatatcaaatagtacaatagatttaatagagagtgaaaaaaatggagaaaaaagaagaaagaaaaagagagggaaaaagaGGAGATAAATATAACACATTGGCAACCTATGTAAACTTGGCACtcgacttttaataaataaagtttttaataagtaaaatgatAGTACTttgtttgtagttgtttgtagtaaaaatattttcgtttgtagttcaacccattataaaaaaaaaaatgtttaaaaaatgactgTCACCCgactttaagatttttcaaatccgcttcTTCCACGTGATTCggaatcgtttgtagttgtttgtagtgattttcctttcgtttgtagttgaatagtttaaaagttacaaaatatttgcaataaacaaataatgtaactttgtcaattttgaagatttttcaaatccgctttttccacgtgattcgaaatcgtttgtagttgtttgtagtgattttcttttcgtttgtagttgcaccgtttcaaaattatgattgtttaaacaattagcCAAGAATgaactttgtcaattttgaagattaaagaaagaaaagaaaagaatattgtcaagtaaaatatatttttccataattactgccttttattattagtctgaataactaattaaacatacaatttcttaaaatatgtaatgaaaTGAAATgtcttaaatatgtaatgaaaattatctTTCAGACTTGACATTATTACATCTGGCTTTTACTGGCTTTACTGGCAGCAGAAACGAAACGCAGCACCAGTAATTTTCATTGCTGCCAACAGTACTGTTTTTACTGGCAGTAACCAAACCTATTTTCCAACACACTATAttatgcacaacacaagtgcggtataaacggtcatgcagcgcgacgcatataatgtgatactgacacagatgtctatactagtactagatcgctaacttcgTCAAAAGAGCTGAGGCCGGCAAGATTTCCGGTTTCGGCCATGACACCCTACAACAAAATAGCGACAATGCGTGTGTTATGTGTATATCTGTACGTGCGTATGCACATGTGATACCCGGCGTGgtgatacaaattgataatattgtaaaaattcttgaaagatgccgagcagttgttgagcagttgttgagcagttgttaagcggccattttgttgtagggTGTCATGGCCGAAACCGAAAATCCTGCCAGCCTCAGTTTTTCCATACGTCAAAGCCTAAAGAtagcgatctagtactagtatagacatctgtggatactgatgactcatttttgaaagatgtgatttcgaaacataataaaatcatatatggttgaattcagcgtaaaaatgctacaacttttgtcattacaaaaattttgaaatttgaaaaaataataacaaggggtgggagtaaattaaaaaaaattacatttttttaaaatttaactacatagttataaagcccattacaagccatacaacttctatttgaaatatttttttatctcctacgattttggcgatagttacacacaaagaaaaaaaccgttttttttttcaaaggggtgtttgatcccttaaatttgagttagggccgctataaaaaaatacgtgtctcatCAAATTgtatggcttagtttacaccgattgtttagtacgcgtaccaagtactaaatcagcttctttgattggtgtagattttacactaaacgatttatacctatcggagaagcagatttagtatttggtacgcgtactaaacaatcggtgtaaactaggtctatgttttacaacatatttcaagaagaatcaaatcgggggggggggaggagggggcatttgtgaacgttcccttgttagtattctgtagttagtggacagaaagtgtactttgtgcacattggtggaatcagcaggtatgtaatgtttatagagaagaaatgtctaacacttggattgaagctgacgatacgctaattaaaaaaagacaatggcctagaggtgctaaagatgtttttgtcattcttacagaaatttgatcaaaagtaatctgtttttatatataaaaaaacgcaataacttagaaatacaGATGGTTTTTTTAccctttttatgatcactaataattttcttataaaacatgttgcaaagtataaaaacaaaattattaggtttgtataaattaagatttctataatcaaaaagagaatcgtcgtattgaaaatatgatgggagtgatggtgggatattattatcattatttttactaaaaaaaagaatcatatttattaaaattatttttactaaaaaaaagaaatgatatctcacaaaaaaactttttttttaaaaaaaggtaaaaaaagggcgccaagtacacgccttgttatattcaaaaaagttttctttataaaaaaacctttccaaaaaattgttttttcaaaatttaattatacgttAGCTcgattgaatttatttgtattcattaaatttttgcgaaattaagCCATTTTTGTCTTATAGGccttttgaaagaaattgctAAATAGGtagataaatatgaaaaaaactattaagaAGAAATACGTTAGAGCCTTTGTCATTCGGCAGTCCAGAACCAACGTTGCGATTAGATAGAAACATAGCATTCCAAAGTGCAACTGAAatttgataaagaattttaattattacatctgaatcattatattataataaatctatgtATAATTGTCATttctttcaatctttttttattaaataaacaaatattataaaaatatatttagcacactaattgaaaaaaataactgagaataataaaataaaacgtttaaaagtAATGTCGACATTAAATTCGAGTATTAAGTTATAGAAATGTAATCGCGTAAAGATCGAAAAAGATTGACGAGAATTAATTCAATGTCAATTGACAGAGAAATAAGATTCTAATAatctgtataaattattttggcaGTATAATGCTTCATAATTACCAGCTGAATACAGGTCATATATTTCTTCCACCAGatgtactttttatatttggaaCCAAGCGCGGCGATGAAATAATAACTGTACATAATAATGTGAACGGCGGAATTCAAAAAAGCTATTAGGGCACCTTGCTCACCAGGCAGCAAATTCAAGAAGCACCACGAAATAAGGACCGTTACTGAGTGGTGATAAACGTGAAGGAAAGTTAGTTGATATTGTTTCTTTCTCAACACCATAAATACCTTCAAAAAGTAGAGAAAAGAATCAacattattagttatattttttaattagttagattttttttcttattttactcaaatttatttatattactatatataaaaactagaATTAAAATTCGTATAGCTAGTGATGCATTCCAAGCGCGGAAGCGTAACGTAACTACTTTATTGACTGCCATAATGATTAATTCAtctgcattaattttattgtgtatatatgtacatatgtatttatttatatcatatgcaTACATTTGCTTACCGTATCTAGAAACTCGGTGACTTTTGCAAAGAAATACCACCACACACTTCGTGACAGCTGGACATTCAAAATATACCGACATAAAGTTTGATTTATGAATCACCAATATAAAATTCGATccatttttagcaaaattaattttttaagaaacacATATAGTCGAATCTGCTTGGTTATTATGTAAACAGAAATAAACTACCTTAACactatttaatatctaaatgaTCATGATCAATTTTGCCAAAAAATTTACGCTAAGCTAAGAAATATCTCTTAATTAGATGAAATGAATTTAAGCATATGGATCGAATTTTGTGCCGGTGAGGGTATGATACACaacattacaaatttatcgtaaattattattgtaaaaattaaaaaaaaagtgcttTACCGCTGTCCGTATGTATTTTCTTTGTGACGAAGGTAAACGGTGGACATCATTACATccgtgaaaagaaaataatcgaatATTAAGATCTAAAAGCtgaaatcaatgaaattttttattacacatcaAATTATTCTAGTTGATTCCTTTACattcagatttatttaaatttagatagTTATATCAAAACGTTaacttcaattaattaatttttataaaagtgttgaattaataaatatatattattatattctccAGTCATTTACACAATAACTATACtatttaatacttattttgAAGCTTTCACAATTCACATATCAAATGCTAAAgtaatctttttttgaaaatggaATAATAGAAAGTGAACAAAGTACATATTGTAACACGTTTTTcactgtttaatattaaacattaacaGATTTCACGCAGAACCACAATATTATACTTACCAAAAATGTTAACCAGATACTAAGAACTACTTGAAAtccattataaaaaatcataGCTGTATTAAGTTGGAAAGCAGGTCTTTGTTCCATTATTTTTGGTccttttattgcaaatattaaatatgtcacAAGAATGCACAATATAGGATATGGAGATCCCATTAGAGGCCACGTGTCCATTATCGGATCTGCGTCGGAAAACGAAATATAATTCGTCTATTTGTTACGAAAATTCGTAAAATACGTTCATTgcctaaacaatttttaaattcaattcaatGTTAGAAGAAAAAAGGCGTCACAATCTCGAGGCGTCAATCTCGCTTGAAAAACtaaactaattccgagcactgatttaattaatagcaGGCTATagctatattttataaactataatttatttctagaatTAAAATTCGTAAAGCCAGTGATGCATTCCAAGCGCACACGGAAGCGTGACGTATCGGTTCTCACTTGTGTGCACCGAGCAACGCGCAGTACCGTGCGGTGCTAGCCTGCTCGAACTTGAATCACTGCTTATAGCTGTGgtcaagaaataattattgtaaaaagtaaaaagaaaagtgtTTTACTGCCGTTCGTAGATAGTTTCTTTGTGACGAAAATAAACGATAGACATTATTACATccgtcaaaaaaaaaataatagaataccGCGCTCTACCCGTACACGAGCGTTGACACGAATATTACAtcctatatatgtatacatatatacattctgtatatatatatacattataaacattatttatttaaattaagtacatctaattttagtaaatatatttagtaaatataattttagtaaatatatttactaaaattagatgtacttaatttaaataaataatgtttataatataaaacttctCAATTAGACTAtagtaaataatgcattaaaattagaaaataatttcttgttgaaaaatttacttaaatcAAATTCAGGTTTAGTATATTACAGTGCAATAGTTGTTGAAAtgtagtaaataaatttttaaaatactaaatccgaattttttaattttaaaagcagtgttttaataaatatttgtttaaattcatgtttccaaacttttaaaaataatgaatagtgcacttataaaaaaaaatattttctcagtacaatttattacatttgagGAAACATATGCtgaaataaagttaatatattcaatctaacacatataaagaaaaggctcaaatgataacaatcaattaatataatagaaaggcatagagagccgtcgcgggatgttagtgcgaaattaaaatttttcttaaagaaattaatttgttagtctacgtgagacagttaaatttgtacaccgatctctggttcgaATCGGTTGAATATATTAAGCAAATCTCTGGTTCgcttaatatattcaataacaagagaaagaatattttatttggaactaataagtttttaaatttttaaaacgcatttttttactagctgtttttctttcgtttaaatttttctgtatgTTGTTTCGCAAGAATTTTAATGACTGCATTCAGTAGAAAAAGTAGCTCAAGAAGCGGTTAGTCATTATTACTTGTGATTGAAATAGTCTCTTTTGTAAATCTTTGATTtaggaaaataaatcaattctcatttttatgttcAAAATCAGTaagtagtaaaaaataaaagctataaTTTAGTACATAATAactatattgtacaaaaaattatttttacaaattaagaataatttatttaatagaaaaatcattttcttaaattaaatcaatattattataaaattactaatttataaaaaaataagatttatatttcaataaatattgactaaaatgtacaaaataattcttacaattaatgattttttacttaataaaaaaaagcattttcttgaaataaataaatatgattggaaaattactaattagtaaaatataaaaattatatttcaataatcattaattgtgttatacaaaatacttgttataattaataaataatttcctttataataaaattatgttcttcaaataaatacatgtattttcttattttaaaaaaattacgttcACAGTTGTATGCAAACTAAcgatttactaaaattaaggaaattttcttttttttagtatatttttttctcacaaggaaagggacccaagtgtccccctccgattttgacgagctttaaatatgttgtaaagtagttcaaaataagagacacgtatttttttttatgtgctttctcgcacgtttagggttgaaacaatccctacaagctaaaacggtttttttggttttgactaaatatcgtcaaaactgtaagaggtatcaaaaaatgtttcgaataaaagttgcatggtcttttatgagctttataaccgcgtaggtcaatttttaaaaaattttatattttttaatttacttctacccctttttattatttttacaaatttcaaaatttttgttatgacaaaagttgtagcattttttatgctgaatacaaccatatatgattttattatgttttgaaatcgcatctttcagaaatgagctgtcaatgtcgcactatatgcgtcgcgctgcgatatatgcatatatatgcataacgcatcgtttgtgccgcttgtgtaattgatgtttgtcgcgcatgtgtaattgataagacgaataaaattagaaataaagattagcatgttatgaaatattcggaaaaatgttctgatcaaagaacaaagttcactaaagttgttgccaaggcatcttttttatattacacttttatagttatactagattcgcatttgaagaaaaaggcagattcttacttcaaatgcgaatctctcggcgaaaaatcatcgtatcgagatgcacaaaaaagcattttaaagaggagactctgtactttcgtacgcttttgatcccaataagctacaattttttgtttataccgtgcaccgtcgcaaactcgaaccattatttttcaattttgcatgctcgcgctttgtcatccgccattttcaataaatttattttgcaacattgaaataaattgattcttaaagtagagatttttagcttcatttccatattttatagaactttctatctttattatttacgaagttatcgtcagttgaaatttgatgaatttttcccacattttcagtgtaccgcttttttttcgggtgagtgtataaaacagcatcaaaaaaagaacagcaaattcactataaagtaagtattatttttttgtacacaaataaggagaaatatttaattgttaccatatatttttcagaatggttcaattaaatccatttaacgtaataatgttagtatacGTAACTTTTTCGGCCCTTAATCTATCAACAAGTCCGATTtgaagaacgagaaatggcacataaaatagaatctatgctgaaagaaatgcgcgatgagagatacgaaatggaagtagaagaatctttagattatgaaaacgataacgatattccaacagcagagcaattcgaactaggagatgaagaggaagaaggtgaGCTATTGGACGCAAAtcctaaagttatatgtacTACAGATGAACGTATTccgtatgaatataaaaaaaatgcagtcgaattttggaaaagcagTACAACAAGACCAAAAACATTAGAAGAAGTAAAACGAAGATTTCGGAAAGTATATTCATTACGTCAATTACGACGATGGGAAATTCAAGTGAATCAAGGTGGCAgtagattcgaaaaattaaaacaaatttcggaatatacattaaataattttcatacagctcttgaaaatagaattattgttcACGACGCTGATTTAGCTCGATGGGCTATTCGGGCacaggaaaatttaaatgtaccagGATTTACAGCTTCATCGCAATGGatacgaaaatttaaaataatacataatattgtatctcgtaaaataacaaaatttataagaaaaacatctATAATGTCTAACGtcgattttgaagaaaaatgtaacacatttattgaaaacgttaaatatcaaataatagaatatggagttgaaaatatttacaacagtgATCAAAGCAGATTCCAATTAGAACTTCATGCCGGTCGTACATTGGCATATAAAGgaacaaaaaagattgaatctgCAGTACAATCCGTATTGGCAACTACGCATAGCTATACTATACAACCTACTGTTTCAGCCGATGGTAGATTATTATCGCctctttttattgtactgAAAGAAGTTAGTGGAACATTTGGTCCCAGAGTGCAAGAAACAATGTTTAAGGCacctaatatttttgttacggcTTCGAAATCCGGAAAATTAACAGCgcatcattttaaaatttggttgCAAGACgtattttttccaaatgtaggtccaaaatctgttttactaCTAGATTCGTGGACTGGTCATTgtccaaatattattcaagaatctAAACCAGAATCTacagaagatattattttgttgactATACCAGCTGGAACAACAGGAAAAATACAACCATTGGATGTATATGGTTTTCGTTTGTGGAAGAATTTCATTAGACACTTTTCTGATACTGTAATGCTTCTGAAAGTCAATCTGCATGCAAGAAACACCATTTTAAAACTACAGTCATTGACTCATAATCAATTTTCATCGCCAagattcagaaatttattgaaatacgcaTGGTATAAAAGCGGgtacgtaataaataagcCCGAAGAATTCGAAACACCAGTGGaattttgttttcataaaCAGTCAAAACCAACATGCGATATATGTGGCGCACCTGCAATAATTACTTGCGCATGGTGCAAAAAGTCACTTCgtataaatcacttttttcaCGAACATCACCTTTGTGATACGTTTGTTCCATAAATtcatctgtttttaatatatgttaatatatgtattatattcaatatatgtagtatgttattgttgaaggtaaagttgtaattgtttcgacatatattattataaaagaaataaaataataaacaaacaaatgtttctagtattgattaatagaaaaacctaaaattaattggaattttttgcattaccattaaaaaacaataaattgcattttaattgtaagatttttatttatttatttctctttcgatataatccactcttaaaaaaggcatgaaagatcgatactcgaatgtatcaaaagtattgttgacgcttatccgcgacgctgattggttatctcgattattctgacagtttgatagtttgagagcgaagattattttgacggttatttaaaattttaaaaattttattaaaatatttagattttataattattaaattattataataagtgcacgggcgcagcgcgcgcttgtattgttctagtataactata
Above is a genomic segment from Linepithema humile isolate Giens D197 chromosome 6, Lhum_UNIL_v1.0, whole genome shotgun sequence containing:
- the LOC105672722 gene encoding very long chain fatty acid elongase AAEL008004-like; the encoded protein is MASLLQHLVNNYTEVLQNFKDPIMDTWPLMGSPYPILCILVTYLIFAIKGPKIMEQRPAFQLNTAMIFYNGFQVVLSIWLTFLLLDLNIRLFSFHGCNDVHRLPSSQRKYIRTALSRSVWWYFFAKVTEFLDTVFMVLRKKQYQLTFLHVYHHSVTVLISWCFLNLLPGEQGALIAFLNSAVHIIMYSYYFIAALGSKYKKYIWWKKYMTCIQLLHFGMLCFYLIATLVLDCRMTKALTYFFLIVFFIFIYLFSNFFQKAYKTKMA